The following proteins are encoded in a genomic region of Paenibacillus sp. FSL H3-0469:
- a CDS encoding L-fucose isomerase encodes MADLDFTHRYAGGFPKIGIRPVIDRRKQVKAALKGMTMALAHEAAAVISSSVRNPDGSPAEVIVFDTCISGLPEAARCSEQFRKAGVGVIVTVASGWCYPLETMETDPSLPHAVWGFNGTGRPGAVYLAALHAAHNQKGLPVFKIYGRHIQDSGERSLPEDVQDKLTRFARAGLAAALLRGKSYLSIGSVSMGIAGCVVNEDFYRHYLGMTNAYVDMTEVTRRLDAGIYDPEEFKIAMDWVSRFCREGPDPNAEEERIPADRKRANWATSVQMAMIVRDLMTGNPRLAQLGFEEEAYGYNAIASGFQGQREWTDHNPSADVLEAVLCSSFDWNGIREPYTVATENDNLNAVTMLFNHYLSHTAQIFADVRAYWSPETVRRVTGWTPEGPAAGGFIHLINSGPAALDGTGEQRREGQPVMKPHWEISGEEAEACLAATSWRPTYMDQFAGGGYSTDFTTRGGMPVTMSRINLVDGLGPVLQLAEGYTLELPEDVHDALDLRTTPTWPTTWFVPNTVPGDPVFEDVYAVMEAWGSNHCAVSYGHIGADLITLASILRIPVNMHNVGRSRLFRPSAWSAFGTKDPEGADFRACAAYGPLYS; translated from the coding sequence ATGGCGGATTTGGATTTTACACATCGTTATGCAGGCGGTTTTCCCAAGATCGGCATCCGTCCGGTCATTGACCGCCGCAAGCAGGTGAAGGCGGCATTGAAGGGGATGACGATGGCGCTTGCGCATGAAGCCGCAGCCGTGATCTCGTCATCCGTCCGCAACCCCGACGGCTCGCCCGCAGAGGTCATCGTGTTCGATACCTGCATTTCCGGGCTGCCCGAGGCGGCCCGCTGCTCGGAGCAGTTCCGCAAGGCAGGGGTTGGCGTAATCGTAACCGTGGCCAGCGGGTGGTGTTATCCTCTGGAGACGATGGAGACGGACCCGTCCTTGCCTCACGCGGTCTGGGGCTTTAACGGTACGGGGCGTCCCGGAGCCGTATATCTGGCCGCTCTTCATGCCGCCCATAACCAGAAGGGGCTGCCGGTATTCAAAATCTACGGCCGTCACATCCAGGACAGCGGGGAGCGGTCGCTGCCGGAGGATGTACAGGATAAACTGACCCGTTTCGCACGTGCAGGGCTTGCGGCCGCCCTGCTGCGGGGCAAATCATATTTGTCGATCGGCTCCGTCTCCATGGGGATCGCAGGCTGTGTTGTGAATGAGGATTTCTACCGGCATTATCTCGGCATGACCAACGCTTATGTAGATATGACGGAGGTGACGCGCAGGCTGGACGCCGGAATTTACGATCCGGAGGAGTTTAAGATCGCAATGGACTGGGTGTCCCGCTTCTGCCGGGAAGGGCCCGACCCGAACGCAGAGGAGGAGCGTATTCCGGCAGACCGCAAGCGGGCGAACTGGGCAACCTCTGTTCAAATGGCGATGATTGTCCGCGACCTCATGACCGGTAACCCGCGGCTGGCTCAGCTTGGCTTCGAGGAAGAGGCTTACGGCTACAACGCCATCGCCTCCGGCTTCCAGGGGCAGCGGGAGTGGACCGACCATAACCCGAGCGCTGATGTGCTGGAGGCGGTGCTGTGCAGCTCGTTCGACTGGAACGGTATCCGCGAGCCTTACACGGTCGCGACGGAGAACGACAATCTGAACGCCGTGACCATGCTGTTCAATCATTATTTATCGCATACCGCGCAGATCTTCGCCGATGTGCGGGCGTACTGGAGCCCGGAAACCGTCCGGCGCGTCACGGGCTGGACACCGGAAGGCCCTGCCGCCGGCGGCTTTATCCATTTGATCAATTCCGGCCCTGCCGCGCTGGACGGAACCGGGGAACAGCGCAGAGAGGGACAGCCGGTCATGAAGCCGCACTGGGAGATCAGCGGCGAAGAGGCTGAAGCCTGTCTCGCGGCAACAAGCTGGCGGCCGACCTATATGGATCAGTTCGCGGGCGGCGGCTACTCGACGGATTTTACGACCAGAGGCGGTATGCCGGTAACGATGTCGCGCATCAATCTGGTGGATGGGCTGGGGCCTGTGCTTCAGCTGGCGGAGGGGTATACGCTTGAGCTGCCGGAGGATGTGCACGATGCGCTCGATTTGCGGACCACGCCGACCTGGCCAACGACCTGGTTTGTGCCGAATACGGTGCCGGGTGATCCGGTATTCGAGGATGTGTACGCCGTAATGGAGGCGTGGGGCTCCAACCACTGCGCGGTCAGCTATGGCCATATCGGCGCCGATCTCATTACGCTGGCGAGCATTCTGCGGATTCCGGTCAACATGCACAATGTGGGAAGGAGCCGCCTGTTCCGTCCCAGCGCCTGGAGCGCATTCGGCACCAAGGACCCTGAAGGCGCCGACTTCCGCGCCTGCGCCGCCTACGGGCCATTATATTCATAG
- a CDS encoding nucleotidyltransferase domain-containing protein: MYPHHQAAIDAITNKLKARPDVQGIIIGGSVAHGFAGETSDIDIMIVLSEEDYKKASSTRNLGYFETESCSYEGGYVDGKVVSASYIKQVAESGSDPAKFAFQDAFVTYSNIEGLKQLVQDAPRYPVEKKAENMQKFYAQFETWKWYYYEGLKRNNRLLIDYCLTQYAFFAGRLILVHNETLFPSYKWFLKVLEGVQKKPENLLADIHRLLEERTPEAVENLYESIVEFNNWYQAEHHWTVQFMMDSQLNWMDGPVPVLDL, translated from the coding sequence ATGTATCCCCATCATCAAGCAGCCATTGATGCCATCACCAACAAGCTTAAAGCCAGACCCGACGTACAAGGGATCATCATCGGAGGCTCCGTGGCGCATGGCTTTGCGGGCGAAACCTCAGATATCGACATTATGATCGTCCTTTCTGAAGAGGATTACAAGAAAGCTTCTTCCACCCGTAATCTTGGGTATTTCGAAACGGAATCCTGTTCTTATGAAGGCGGTTACGTGGACGGGAAAGTTGTATCCGCTTCCTACATCAAGCAAGTGGCTGAATCCGGCAGCGATCCTGCTAAGTTCGCATTCCAGGATGCGTTTGTCACCTATTCCAATATCGAGGGGCTCAAGCAGTTGGTCCAAGACGCTCCCCGGTATCCGGTGGAGAAAAAGGCGGAGAACATGCAGAAGTTCTATGCACAATTCGAAACCTGGAAATGGTATTATTACGAAGGACTGAAACGCAATAATCGATTATTAATCGACTACTGTTTGACCCAATATGCCTTTTTCGCAGGCAGGCTGATTTTGGTACATAACGAAACGCTGTTCCCTTCTTATAAGTGGTTCTTAAAGGTTCTGGAAGGGGTTCAAAAGAAGCCGGAGAATTTGTTGGCGGACATCCACCGGCTACTGGAAGAACGAACGCCGGAAGCCGTTGAGAATCTGTACGAGAGTATTGTGGAATTTAATAACTGGTATCAGGCAGAGCATCATTGGACGGTTCAGTTCATGATGGATAGCCAGCTGAACTGGATGGACGGACCGGTTCCGGTTCTCGATTTATAA
- the aroB gene encoding 3-dehydroquinate synthase, with protein MSKSLEVTLQKVVDHSYSIEIGEHLFSSLISDLRQGLVSGASKYAIITDSTVEPLYGRALLELLRNEGFQAELFSFPAGENSKTRDTKALLEDQLLSHAYGRDCCIIAVGGGAVTDLAGFVAGTFGRGVPSLNYATTLLAAADASVGGKTGVNTPVATNLIGVFHQPRKVYIDLAAWRTLPAREFRSGLAETIKHACMSDEQFFSYLEANMDRIITEDGELILDAEVCEHIALTNCRIKYEVVEQDEHEHNLRQILNLGHTAGRALEALSGYRLMHGEAIAVGLVIQARLGAKYGYMTEEEADRVAALLKKAGLPTEIPEYITNRALLEKMYTDKKVRSGRIRFVFQDGIGAMKRFADGSYSVAVEESEVMELLEELRAIH; from the coding sequence ATGTCCAAAAGCTTGGAGGTAACACTCCAAAAAGTAGTCGATCACTCGTACTCTATTGAAATTGGTGAGCATCTGTTCAGTTCCCTGATCAGCGATTTGCGTCAGGGGCTTGTAAGTGGAGCCAGCAAATATGCAATTATTACAGATTCTACGGTGGAACCGTTGTATGGCCGTGCTTTACTAGAGCTGCTACGTAATGAAGGATTCCAAGCAGAACTTTTCTCCTTTCCGGCAGGTGAGAACTCGAAGACCCGGGATACGAAGGCGCTGCTGGAGGATCAATTGCTAAGTCATGCCTACGGCAGAGACTGTTGTATCATTGCGGTGGGCGGTGGAGCGGTAACGGATCTGGCGGGGTTTGTGGCAGGGACTTTTGGCCGGGGCGTACCTTCTCTGAATTATGCTACCACCCTGCTGGCAGCAGCGGACGCTTCTGTGGGCGGCAAAACAGGCGTGAACACCCCAGTCGCTACCAACCTGATCGGCGTATTCCACCAGCCCCGTAAAGTATACATAGATTTGGCAGCTTGGCGCACACTTCCGGCCCGTGAATTCAGAAGCGGTCTGGCCGAGACCATTAAGCACGCCTGTATGAGCGATGAGCAGTTCTTCAGCTACCTGGAAGCGAACATGGACAGAATTATTACGGAGGATGGGGAGCTGATCCTGGATGCCGAAGTGTGCGAGCATATCGCGCTGACAAATTGCCGGATTAAGTATGAAGTGGTGGAGCAGGACGAGCATGAGCATAACCTGCGGCAAATTCTGAATCTGGGGCACACGGCCGGCAGGGCGCTTGAGGCGCTAAGCGGTTACCGGCTGATGCATGGCGAAGCCATTGCTGTGGGACTTGTCATCCAGGCGAGACTGGGGGCGAAGTACGGATATATGACGGAGGAAGAGGCTGATCGTGTAGCGGCTCTGCTGAAGAAGGCCGGTCTGCCGACAGAGATCCCAGAGTATATTACAAACCGGGCGCTCCTAGAGAAGATGTACACGGACAAAAAAGTGCGCAGCGGCCGCATCCGCTTCGTCTTCCAGGACGGCATTGGGGCGATGAAGCGTTTTGCTGACGGCTCGTATTCCGTTGCGGTAGAGGAGTCAGAGGTGATGGAGCTGCTGGAAGAGTTACGCGCAATCCATTAA